One Gossypium hirsutum isolate 1008001.06 chromosome A11, Gossypium_hirsutum_v2.1, whole genome shotgun sequence genomic window carries:
- the LOC107962426 gene encoding disease resistance protein RPV1, translated as MSSLLSTSSSISRKKYDVFLSFRGEDNRKNFADHLYDALKRSGIITFRDDPKLEVGEEIAPELFKAIQQSWCSVIIFSETDAFSGWCLEELAEIVQQKNVNGHKVFPIFYDVDPSDLRKQKEKVGEDFAEHEERYKEDKDKIQKWRNALTEVANIKGWHLHNRHESAFIGDIVKNISANLCQTVTGQFWAILQNPNGPLTNPFHIKPQNNPIPITKNHLQPN; from the exons ATGTCATCGTTACTTTCGACTTCCTCATCCATTTCCAGAAAGAAATACGATGTTTTCTTGAGTTTTAGAGGTGAAGATAACCGCAAGAACTTCGCAGATCATCTCTACGATGCTCTAAAGAGGAGTGGCATCATCACTTTTAGGGATGATCCAAAGCTGGAGGTCGGCGAAGAGATCGCCCCGGAACTCTTCAAAGCGATCCAGCAGTCGTGGTGCTCGGTTATCATTTTTTCGGAAACCGATGCCTTTTCAGGATGGTGCTTGGAGGAACTTGCTGAGATTGTTCAACAAAAAAATGTTAACGGGCATAAAGTATTTCCAATTTTCTACGATGTGGATCCATCcgatttaagaaaacaaaaagaaaaagttggAGAAGACTTCGCCGAACACGAAGAAAGATACAAGGAAGATAAAGACAAGATCCAAAAGTGGCGAAATGCTTTGACTGAAGTAGCTAACATCAAAGGATGGCATTTACATAATCG GCACGAATCAGCATTTATCGGAGACATTGTTAAGAATATATCAGCAAACTTATGTCAGACtgttacaggccaattttgggccattTTACAAAACCCAAATGGCCCATTAACAAACCCATTTCATATTAAACCCCAAAATAACCCAATACCCATTACAAAAAACCACCTTCAGCCCAATTAA